One region of Roseimicrobium gellanilyticum genomic DNA includes:
- a CDS encoding PAS domain-containing protein, which translates to MEGLVTRRVGSNFAAEQPRQGMGWIQGVFDCLGDAIFIHDASTGAILHANRRACELYGYSPGEMCRCTVADISSNVSPYSQEDALRWMQRTFHDGMQLFEWQAKARSGSLFWVEVHMSQAVLDGQVRLVVSVRDISRRKLAEYALRQSEERFRLLLGSSRDPVYCLNLQSLSYDYLSPAVEQMLGLSMTELMDGGLRLFVSRIHPDDVDAHCARLDRLVIEASDDHHYKPVVEYRFLNRNTGFRWMSDSCSVVRDPSGRPTAIIGNIRDVTSRREHEEALQKAHAALLFHLESSALALMETDADFRVKNWSPQAERIFGWRAEEVRGRLISELEFIHPEDEMLVAANIRRLQERTESRNSCINRNLTKDRRVRICEWHNSAILDEKGELLSILSLATDITNERRIEDALRAMAQGVAGSSDEAFFQFLCLNLARILEMKFACVAMLVPERDRMARTLGFAGDGAILENITYSLVGTPCHKAFDGEVCFFSTGVQKQFPDDLYFKDQGVDSYIGVPLHSGDGRTIGILSAFNDRPMDQIEQFQTIFQIFAARAAAALERHMAESALRISEERYALAASASAAGVWDWDLVSGAVYYSPRFREMTGYSQDELPNTVYAWERRIHPDDLPQVRESMERHLHFKEPYRVDYRFLTKKDGYHWFSARGQAIWNADGDPCRMAGSHLDIHDLKMSEERVRRLNRLYAVASSINDVMVRVRDPQRVYEAATQIAVDTGMLRMAWVAAYDSATGQVRAVAKAGVDQGYMDFVSKTPDLVEQGFGVCGQTLRTNQTAVCNDVEEDASFQFRKEAMTCGFRSCAAFPLKPDGKCIGCIVLYADEAQFFKHEELRVLNMLAENLSFAIESWEKEKARLQAVDALAENERMLTTLLSNLPGAAFRCRNDKARTLEFVSEGCAEISGYEPCELMGNSQVSFASLMHPDDLVAVQGAIGEALAGDRTYEATYRIRAKDGKERWIWERGQGIFSEHGKADFLEGFITDVTEKRQLESQFLRAQRMESIGTLAGGIAHDLNNILAPIMMALSILKMKLNAPRDKEMLKTLESNTNRGADMVQQILSFARGVEGKSIHLRPKNIVKEIERIVKETFPKNIEFRVAYADDLWELNGDPTQLHQMLLNLCVNARDAMPNGGLLCIGLSNTIIDDRYVRLHPEAKPGPCVVMEVRDTGTGIPLDIRDRIFEPFFTTKEFGKGTGLGLSTTIGIVKSHRGVIEVDSQPGEGTVFRILLPARPSGPEAKEQEKQQGRRDGRGELVLVVDDEKPIRETGSHILETFGYRVLTASNGAEAVELFQNCQERPSVVFTDMMMPIMDGPAMIRELRRIDSSLRFVGASGLNNELAAEARSLGVKHFLHKPYTAEDLLTALADTIEAPREPTTVTSN; encoded by the coding sequence ATGGAAGGACTGGTCACTCGACGCGTGGGAAGCAACTTTGCCGCAGAGCAGCCGCGGCAGGGTATGGGCTGGATCCAGGGTGTCTTTGATTGCCTTGGCGACGCCATCTTCATTCATGATGCGTCCACGGGGGCGATTCTGCATGCCAACCGGCGTGCATGCGAGCTCTACGGCTACAGCCCTGGGGAAATGTGCCGCTGCACAGTGGCGGACATCAGTTCCAACGTTTCTCCCTACAGTCAGGAGGATGCGCTACGCTGGATGCAGCGCACGTTCCATGATGGCATGCAGCTCTTCGAGTGGCAGGCCAAGGCTCGCTCCGGCTCCCTCTTTTGGGTGGAGGTGCACATGAGCCAGGCGGTGCTGGATGGGCAGGTGCGGCTGGTCGTCTCGGTGCGCGACATCTCGCGGCGCAAGCTGGCTGAGTACGCCCTGCGCCAGAGTGAAGAGCGCTTCCGCCTGCTTCTGGGCAGCAGCCGGGATCCCGTCTACTGCCTGAACCTGCAGAGCCTCTCCTATGATTACCTGAGCCCGGCCGTGGAACAGATGCTGGGGCTCTCCATGACGGAACTCATGGATGGCGGCCTGCGCCTTTTCGTCTCCCGCATCCATCCGGACGATGTGGATGCCCACTGCGCAAGGCTCGACCGGTTGGTGATCGAGGCCTCTGACGATCATCACTACAAGCCCGTGGTGGAGTATCGCTTCCTTAATAGGAACACCGGCTTCCGCTGGATGAGTGACAGTTGCTCGGTGGTGCGTGATCCTTCGGGCAGGCCCACGGCAATCATTGGCAACATCCGCGATGTCACCTCCCGTCGTGAGCATGAGGAGGCGCTGCAAAAAGCGCACGCGGCTCTGCTCTTCCACTTGGAGAGCAGCGCGCTCGCCCTGATGGAGACAGATGCGGACTTCCGCGTGAAGAACTGGTCACCGCAAGCCGAGCGCATCTTTGGCTGGAGAGCGGAGGAGGTGAGAGGGCGCCTGATTTCCGAGTTGGAATTCATCCATCCCGAGGACGAGATGCTGGTCGCGGCCAACATCCGCCGTCTGCAGGAGCGTACCGAGTCCCGGAACAGCTGCATCAACCGCAACCTGACAAAAGACAGGCGGGTGCGTATTTGTGAATGGCACAATTCGGCCATTCTGGATGAAAAGGGAGAACTCCTCTCCATCCTTTCGCTGGCCACGGACATTACGAACGAGCGCAGGATTGAAGATGCGCTGCGCGCCATGGCGCAGGGGGTGGCTGGATCGAGTGATGAGGCCTTCTTCCAGTTCCTGTGCCTGAACCTGGCCCGCATCCTGGAGATGAAATTTGCCTGCGTGGCCATGCTCGTGCCCGAGCGTGACCGCATGGCGCGCACGCTGGGCTTCGCGGGTGATGGCGCCATTCTGGAGAACATCACCTACTCGCTCGTTGGCACGCCCTGCCACAAGGCCTTCGATGGTGAAGTGTGCTTCTTCTCCACCGGAGTGCAGAAGCAATTCCCGGATGATCTCTACTTCAAGGATCAGGGCGTCGACAGCTATATCGGCGTTCCGCTCCACAGCGGAGACGGTCGCACCATCGGCATCCTCTCGGCCTTCAATGACCGGCCGATGGATCAGATTGAGCAGTTCCAGACCATCTTCCAGATCTTCGCCGCGCGTGCCGCCGCCGCCCTGGAGCGGCACATGGCGGAGAGTGCGCTGCGCATCAGTGAGGAGCGCTACGCCCTGGCTGCCAGCGCCTCGGCGGCAGGGGTGTGGGACTGGGACCTGGTCTCCGGCGCGGTGTATTACTCTCCACGATTCCGTGAGATGACTGGATACAGTCAGGATGAGCTGCCCAACACGGTGTACGCCTGGGAGCGCCGGATCCACCCGGACGACCTTCCCCAGGTGCGTGAGTCCATGGAGCGGCACCTGCATTTCAAGGAGCCGTACCGTGTCGACTACCGGTTCCTCACAAAGAAGGATGGCTACCACTGGTTCTCCGCGCGTGGCCAGGCCATCTGGAATGCCGACGGTGATCCCTGCCGCATGGCGGGCTCGCACCTGGACATCCACGACTTGAAGATGTCTGAGGAGCGGGTGCGCCGCCTCAACCGTCTCTATGCCGTCGCGAGCAGCATCAATGACGTGATGGTCCGCGTGCGTGATCCGCAGCGCGTCTATGAGGCAGCCACGCAGATTGCCGTCGATACGGGCATGCTGAGGATGGCATGGGTGGCGGCGTATGATTCCGCCACCGGCCAGGTGCGTGCGGTGGCCAAGGCAGGCGTGGACCAGGGGTACATGGACTTTGTCTCCAAGACGCCCGATCTGGTGGAACAAGGTTTTGGGGTCTGCGGACAGACGTTGCGCACCAATCAGACGGCCGTGTGCAACGACGTCGAGGAGGACGCTTCCTTCCAATTCCGGAAGGAGGCCATGACCTGCGGCTTCCGATCCTGCGCTGCTTTTCCATTGAAGCCTGACGGCAAGTGCATTGGCTGCATTGTGCTGTATGCGGACGAGGCCCAGTTCTTCAAGCACGAGGAACTGCGCGTGCTGAACATGCTCGCGGAGAACCTCTCCTTTGCCATAGAATCCTGGGAAAAGGAAAAGGCGCGCCTCCAGGCGGTGGATGCGCTGGCGGAGAACGAGCGCATGCTCACGACCCTCCTGAGCAATCTGCCGGGAGCCGCCTTCCGCTGCCGGAATGACAAGGCGCGCACGCTGGAGTTCGTCAGCGAAGGCTGCGCGGAAATCAGCGGCTACGAACCTTGTGAACTCATGGGCAACAGCCAGGTGAGCTTTGCCAGCCTGATGCACCCGGATGACCTCGTGGCGGTGCAGGGCGCCATCGGCGAAGCACTGGCTGGAGACCGCACCTATGAGGCCACCTACCGCATCCGCGCCAAGGACGGCAAGGAGCGCTGGATCTGGGAACGTGGCCAGGGCATTTTCTCCGAGCACGGCAAGGCGGACTTCCTGGAGGGATTCATCACGGATGTGACGGAAAAGCGCCAGCTCGAGTCCCAGTTCCTGCGTGCCCAGCGCATGGAGAGCATCGGCACACTGGCCGGCGGCATCGCTCATGACCTGAACAACATCCTCGCGCCCATCATGATGGCGTTGAGCATCCTCAAGATGAAGCTCAATGCTCCGCGCGACAAGGAGATGCTCAAGACGCTGGAGTCCAATACCAATCGTGGGGCGGACATGGTGCAGCAGATTCTGAGCTTCGCCCGCGGTGTGGAAGGCAAGAGCATCCACCTGCGCCCGAAGAACATCGTGAAGGAGATCGAGCGCATCGTCAAAGAGACCTTCCCGAAGAACATCGAGTTCCGTGTGGCGTATGCGGACGATCTCTGGGAGCTGAATGGTGACCCCACACAGCTCCACCAGATGCTGCTGAACCTGTGCGTGAATGCCCGCGATGCCATGCCCAACGGCGGCCTGCTGTGTATCGGATTGAGCAACACGATCATCGACGATCGGTATGTGCGGCTTCATCCCGAGGCCAAACCGGGGCCATGCGTGGTGATGGAGGTCCGGGATACCGGCACCGGCATCCCTCTTGATATTCGCGATCGTATTTTCGAGCCCTTCTTCACGACGAAGGAATTCGGCAAGGGGACAGGCCTCGGCCTCTCCACCACCATCGGGATCGTGAAGTCGCACCGGGGTGTGATCGAAGTGGATAGCCAGCCCGGTGAAGGCACCGTTTTCCGCATCCTCCTTCCCGCCCGCCCCAGCGGACCGGAAGCGAAGGAACAGGAGAAGCAGCAGGGCAGGCGGGATGGCCGCGGCGAGCTTGTGCTGGTGGTCGACGATGAGAAACCAATCCGTGAAACCGGCAGCCATATTCTGGAAACATTTGGCTACCGTGTGCTGACCGCCTCAAACGGGGCAGAGGCAGTAGAGCTTTTTCAGAACTGTCAGGAGCGACCTTCCGTAGTTTTTACGGACATGATGATGCCTATAATGGATGGCCCCGCCATGATTCGCGAACTGCGCCGCATCGACTCCAGCCTCCGGTTTGTGGGTGCGAGTGGGTTGAACAACGAGCTTGCTGCCGAAGCCAGGAGCTTGGGTGTGAAGCACTTCCTACACAAGCCTTATACGGCAGAGGATCTTTTGACGGCCTTGGCGGACACCATTGAAGCGCCCCGGGAGCCCACAACTGTCACGAGTAATTAA
- a CDS encoding class I SAM-dependent methyltransferase, with protein MENSENPLPINTSGGERLSLIICRNSQGAEVRGTLHRLTRYLAVFEVYNPYSIVQLSEVLNDFRILMNERVVYSGRAVIANLVNTGIMLICEASLADDGWIDVDILAPAQNKDRLLSEFAEFLRETEKNYAVAPDFKLVVADIHTLLSDLRRWMEQVELGVRSLPAGDRLTAERETIKQLEVPIIPAVTPLLERFETTAVSIAPELQPVHSSYIKRQIHPLVLCSPFVYRIFQKPLGYAGDYEMVSMMLRDPYEGSSMFAKILNRLFLDIPPVVAHRNRITYLTERLHNETSRVTNQGKIARIFNLGCGPAKEVQEFLITDGLSDNAELSLLDFNDETITNTTRILEDLRGRHRRRTGLKFIKRSVHQILKESSKKGAGFEVGGYDFVYCAGLFDYLSDRICRRLMEVFYDLLAPGGLLVATNVDTSNPSRLWMEYVVEWHLVYRNKQQFLRLAPESAPPGSCSVSSDSTGVNIFLEVRKPENG; from the coding sequence ATGGAGAATTCTGAAAATCCCCTGCCCATAAACACTTCCGGCGGAGAGCGTCTCAGTCTCATCATCTGCCGGAACAGCCAAGGAGCGGAGGTTCGCGGCACGCTGCACCGACTCACTCGCTACCTCGCGGTCTTCGAGGTCTACAATCCGTACAGCATTGTGCAGCTCTCGGAAGTCTTGAATGACTTCCGCATCCTGATGAACGAGCGCGTGGTGTACTCTGGTCGCGCAGTGATCGCGAACCTGGTGAACACCGGGATCATGCTTATCTGCGAGGCGTCACTCGCGGATGATGGCTGGATCGATGTCGATATCCTTGCGCCGGCGCAGAACAAGGACCGGCTGCTCTCTGAGTTCGCTGAATTCCTTCGCGAGACCGAGAAAAACTATGCCGTTGCTCCGGATTTCAAGCTGGTGGTCGCGGATATCCACACACTGCTCTCGGACCTGCGCCGCTGGATGGAGCAAGTCGAACTGGGCGTGCGCTCACTTCCTGCAGGAGATCGACTCACGGCAGAGCGGGAAACCATCAAGCAACTTGAAGTACCGATCATTCCCGCAGTGACCCCGCTGTTGGAGCGATTCGAGACCACGGCCGTGAGCATTGCTCCGGAACTGCAACCGGTGCACAGCAGCTATATCAAAAGGCAAATCCATCCGCTGGTGCTGTGCTCGCCCTTTGTGTACCGCATTTTCCAGAAGCCTCTCGGCTACGCGGGCGACTACGAGATGGTAAGCATGATGCTTAGAGACCCTTATGAGGGCAGCTCCATGTTCGCGAAGATCCTGAACCGGCTCTTCCTCGACATCCCACCGGTGGTCGCCCACCGCAACCGCATCACCTACCTTACCGAGCGTCTGCACAATGAGACCTCGCGCGTGACGAACCAGGGGAAGATTGCCAGGATCTTCAACCTGGGTTGCGGTCCGGCGAAGGAAGTGCAGGAATTCCTGATCACGGATGGACTGAGTGACAATGCGGAACTCTCCCTTCTGGACTTCAACGACGAGACGATCACCAATACCACCCGCATTCTTGAGGATCTGCGAGGACGTCACCGCCGCCGCACCGGCTTGAAGTTCATCAAGCGATCTGTGCACCAGATTCTGAAGGAATCCTCGAAGAAGGGCGCGGGCTTCGAAGTGGGAGGTTACGACTTCGTCTACTGCGCAGGTTTGTTTGACTACCTGTCCGATCGTATCTGCCGCCGTCTCATGGAGGTATTCTATGATCTGCTGGCCCCAGGTGGTCTGCTCGTGGCCACGAATGTGGACACCTCCAACCCGTCACGCCTGTGGATGGAGTACGTGGTGGAGTGGCACCTGGTGTACCGCAACAAACAACAGTTCCTCCGCCTCGCGCCGGAAAGCGCACCACCTGGAAGCTGCTCCGTGAGCTCGGATTCGACGGGAGTGAATATTTTCCTCGAAGTACGCAAGCCCGAGAATGGCTAA
- a CDS encoding response regulator, which yields MNTPLQESPQPKTILLVEDNDSYRQIVAATLSKMLPDCQIVEADSVMTARTVAPVESLAVALLDMTLPDGMATDIIEGWQPYMKQGLKVVVFSSYEAEEVAPALQDLGVHQYVNKERGMKPLIQAVQAAVHSADPAEKNVQSAPGSPTMRTEGACHS from the coding sequence GTGAACACCCCTCTCCAGGAATCTCCGCAACCCAAGACCATTCTCCTGGTGGAGGATAACGACTCCTACCGGCAGATCGTAGCAGCGACCCTGTCCAAAATGCTGCCTGACTGCCAGATCGTGGAGGCAGACAGTGTCATGACCGCGCGCACAGTCGCGCCAGTAGAGTCGCTTGCCGTGGCACTGCTGGACATGACCCTCCCGGATGGCATGGCAACGGACATCATTGAAGGATGGCAGCCCTATATGAAGCAGGGTTTGAAGGTCGTAGTCTTCAGCAGCTATGAGGCGGAGGAAGTAGCGCCTGCGCTGCAAGACCTTGGCGTCCATCAGTACGTGAACAAGGAGCGCGGCATGAAACCTCTGATTCAAGCGGTGCAAGCCGCGGTTCATAGTGCAGACCCCGCGGAAAAAAACGTGCAAAGCGCCCCGGGTAGCCCCACCATGCGGACGGAAGGTGCCTGCCACTCCTAG
- a CDS encoding response regulator transcription factor, which produces MKTGPNFNILVVDDHALVREAFATMLRREFPDATVEVTGSCTEALGAARRNNYEVALVDIELGDRSGMELTMELRTLPNPPVVIAVSVHQEATFVSRSMQLGAKAYVAKDAPSSELFDAIRSTRDGRSYISKDLAEKYSQDTRSKNSTPLAHERLSNRELEVMLQIARGKTPKQVASDLCLSPKTVAVHKHNLCCKTGLRTTVDILKYAQTHGLV; this is translated from the coding sequence ATGAAAACAGGACCCAACTTCAATATCCTGGTGGTTGACGACCATGCGCTGGTACGTGAGGCTTTTGCCACCATGCTCCGGAGAGAGTTCCCCGACGCTACCGTCGAGGTGACTGGTTCGTGCACCGAGGCGCTTGGCGCCGCTCGTCGCAACAACTACGAAGTCGCCCTCGTGGACATTGAGCTGGGCGATCGCTCCGGCATGGAGCTAACGATGGAACTGCGCACCCTGCCGAATCCTCCGGTGGTGATTGCCGTGTCCGTGCACCAGGAAGCCACGTTTGTTTCCCGCTCCATGCAGCTCGGTGCCAAGGCCTATGTGGCGAAGGATGCTCCTTCCTCCGAATTGTTCGATGCCATCCGCTCCACTCGCGATGGCCGCTCCTACATCTCGAAGGACCTCGCGGAAAAGTATTCCCAGGACACCCGCTCGAAGAATTCCACCCCGCTGGCCCATGAGCGCCTCTCCAACCGTGAGCTGGAAGTGATGCTCCAGATCGCCCGTGGCAAGACGCCCAAGCAGGTCGCCAGCGACCTCTGCCTCAGCCCGAAGACGGTGGCCGTGCACAAGCACAACCTGTGCTGCAAGACCGGCCTCCGCACCACGGTGGACATTCTCAAGTACGCCCAGACCCACGGTCTGGTGTAA
- a CDS encoding FAD:protein FMN transferase codes for MSAIKRCRPLLGTFVEISLSDPDLPERDLEDMADLAFGRIARVQSLMSFHDPSSELSRLNACGHLHPLPVNEWTHEVIGEAVRLSRVSEGIFDIASPADEAMAGKGNFRDIVMHRDGRVSFRRQLSLDLSVISRGYAVDKAADLLAAQNVRQATINAGGDIRFVGSRPSNLSIGAPVASQQVQLHAQVTGPAVATTSACISNRRHHWKKVSDILHPRTQKPMKSNVSVSVFANTCVQADALAWVVLLDEPQSWQSLLAKEKASAVFVTAKGEMVRFPAAA; via the coding sequence ATGTCTGCCATCAAGCGCTGCCGTCCGCTGCTGGGTACCTTCGTGGAAATCTCCCTGTCTGACCCCGACCTTCCCGAACGCGACTTGGAGGACATGGCCGACCTCGCCTTCGGGCGGATTGCACGAGTGCAGTCGCTGATGAGTTTCCATGACCCCTCCAGCGAGCTCTCCCGCCTCAACGCCTGCGGTCATCTCCATCCCCTGCCGGTGAATGAATGGACGCATGAGGTCATTGGGGAGGCCGTGCGTCTCAGCCGGGTCTCTGAGGGCATCTTCGATATCGCATCGCCTGCGGACGAAGCCATGGCCGGTAAAGGCAACTTCCGCGACATCGTGATGCACCGGGATGGCCGCGTGAGCTTCCGCCGCCAACTCTCACTCGATCTCAGCGTCATCTCCCGCGGCTACGCCGTGGACAAGGCGGCCGACCTTCTCGCTGCGCAGAACGTCCGCCAGGCCACCATCAATGCGGGCGGCGACATTCGCTTCGTCGGCTCCCGTCCTTCCAATCTCTCCATCGGCGCTCCCGTGGCCTCGCAGCAGGTGCAGCTTCACGCCCAAGTCACCGGCCCCGCCGTCGCCACCACGTCGGCTTGCATCTCCAATCGTCGTCATCATTGGAAAAAAGTGAGCGACATCCTGCATCCCCGCACGCAGAAGCCGATGAAGTCGAATGTAAGCGTCAGCGTCTTCGCCAACACCTGCGTGCAGGCAGATGCCCTCGCCTGGGTCGTGCTGCTGGATGAGCCGCAATCATGGCAGTCTCTACTGGCGAAAGAGAAAGCCAGCGCCGTGTTTGTCACCGCGAAGGGTGAGATGGTAAGGTTCCCCGCCGCGGCATAG
- a CDS encoding ABC-F family ATP-binding cassette domain-containing protein — MLTLHKVTKSFANRVLFKDAAMTINYAEKAALVGPNGAGKSTLFSLILKQDTPDSGEIQRDEWTTLGHLRQEAEPSGNETILDIAVGKAGEMERLEAILKDYESRSDVSAPEYLEAHAKHDALQDPKAEAKAKKILAGFGFKPEQLNQPAREFSGGWIMRAHLAQLLVIEPDLLLLDEPTNHLDLMSLMWFRNYLKHYPGALLLISHDRDFMDELIEQVYEVDDGQLTAYSGNYSEYLKQREENHERAMTAYKNQQREIEQIQDFIDKFRSVASKAAQAQSREKQLAKMDKLDKPKPLRKAFRFNFPQPARSGQRVIGLTGIHQAYGEKKVYENLDLDVERGERTALVGPNGAGKSTLLKILAGIIPFQKGERRLGTNTKLGYFSQHRSDTLDPEKTILEEVRDASPELRDDDIRSILGSFLFKREDVFKKTKVLSGGEKSRVNLVKFLVDPPNILLMDEPTTHLDIWSIEGLILALQRFEGTLVFISHDVHFIRSIATKVLHINTGKVMPYAGGYDYYLEKAGVAEEDARAAVIASL, encoded by the coding sequence ATGCTCACGCTGCACAAAGTCACCAAGTCCTTCGCCAACCGCGTCCTTTTCAAGGATGCGGCCATGACCATCAACTACGCGGAAAAAGCCGCCCTCGTGGGGCCGAACGGTGCGGGCAAGTCGACCCTTTTCTCCCTCATCCTGAAACAGGACACGCCCGACTCCGGCGAGATCCAACGCGATGAATGGACGACCCTCGGCCACCTTCGCCAGGAAGCAGAGCCTTCGGGAAACGAAACCATCCTCGACATCGCCGTCGGCAAAGCGGGTGAGATGGAACGGCTGGAGGCCATCCTGAAGGACTATGAATCCCGCAGTGACGTCTCCGCTCCGGAGTACCTCGAGGCGCATGCCAAGCACGATGCCCTACAGGACCCCAAGGCCGAGGCGAAGGCAAAGAAGATTCTCGCGGGCTTCGGCTTCAAGCCTGAGCAACTCAACCAGCCTGCGCGTGAGTTCAGCGGTGGCTGGATCATGCGCGCGCACCTGGCACAGCTTCTCGTCATCGAGCCGGACCTGCTGCTGCTGGACGAACCCACGAACCACCTGGACCTCATGTCCCTCATGTGGTTCCGCAACTACCTGAAGCATTACCCCGGCGCGCTGCTCCTCATTTCGCACGACCGCGACTTCATGGATGAGCTCATCGAGCAGGTCTACGAGGTGGATGACGGCCAGCTCACCGCCTACAGCGGGAACTACTCCGAGTACCTGAAGCAACGCGAGGAGAATCACGAGCGCGCTATGACGGCGTACAAGAACCAGCAGCGCGAGATCGAGCAGATTCAGGACTTCATCGACAAGTTCCGCTCCGTGGCCTCCAAGGCCGCGCAAGCGCAGAGCCGCGAGAAGCAGCTCGCGAAAATGGACAAGCTCGACAAGCCGAAGCCGCTGAGAAAAGCCTTCCGCTTCAACTTCCCCCAACCTGCCCGTAGCGGGCAGCGTGTCATCGGACTCACGGGCATTCACCAGGCGTATGGGGAAAAGAAAGTGTACGAAAATCTCGACCTCGATGTGGAGCGCGGTGAGCGCACTGCCTTGGTGGGACCGAACGGCGCAGGCAAGTCCACACTGCTGAAGATCCTCGCCGGCATCATCCCTTTCCAGAAGGGCGAACGGCGTCTCGGCACGAACACGAAGCTGGGCTACTTCTCCCAGCACCGCTCGGACACACTCGACCCTGAGAAGACCATTCTCGAAGAAGTGCGCGATGCGTCACCGGAACTGCGCGACGATGACATCCGCTCCATCCTCGGCTCCTTCCTCTTCAAGCGCGAAGACGTGTTCAAGAAGACCAAGGTGTTGAGCGGTGGTGAGAAGAGCCGCGTGAACCTCGTGAAGTTCCTCGTGGATCCGCCGAACATCCTGCTGATGGACGAGCCCACGACGCACCTGGACATCTGGAGCATCGAAGGCCTCATCCTCGCCCTGCAGCGCTTCGAAGGCACGCTGGTCTTCATCAGCCACGACGTGCACTTCATCCGTTCCATCGCGACGAAGGTGCTGCACATCAACACCGGCAAGGTCATGCCGTATGCCGGTGGCTATGATTACTACCTGGAGAAGGCGGGTGTCGCAGAAGAAGACGCACGCGCGGCGGTGATTGCGTCGTTGTGA
- a CDS encoding response regulator: MASPSTDSPVSPPTAGQASQTASTERSTFLSRAGHEMRNPLSNILALVEGIQDGIYGDIGLRQSEALGTISENAQRLLTLVNGFLDAEKIHVGGIALQSQTFDLEELAAQASKQLRPIAESRSLDLRHAVSPQAITTEGDCKRLLQIMLEVLGCVLVSVPAKGKAQLDVIADPARQSLIIRAWGGSPTLTISAQDETTPSAVAMDRLRKLKGIGVSLVETLIKLHGDGELVACELPGNGLLVKARLPLNCSLATDAQGATIYSASDLEDTFASSGSDSESHATGSPLILLVDDEDVLRNITHDYLESVGYRVLAATNGREALELANHETPDLVIMDMLMPIMDGMETLQKIRQSSSPSLAQVPIIAMSGLAVPAERDKCMAAGADACLVKPFGIKQLEMAMNQFLSSRHTNTSA, from the coding sequence TTGGCTTCACCCTCCACGGATTCCCCAGTCAGCCCGCCCACCGCAGGGCAAGCTTCTCAGACGGCCAGCACGGAACGCAGCACCTTCCTCTCTCGTGCCGGCCACGAGATGCGCAACCCCCTGTCCAATATCCTCGCTCTCGTGGAGGGGATTCAAGATGGCATCTACGGCGACATCGGCCTGCGCCAGAGTGAAGCGCTCGGTACCATCTCCGAAAATGCCCAGCGCCTGCTGACCTTGGTCAACGGATTCCTGGACGCGGAAAAGATCCACGTCGGCGGCATCGCGTTGCAAAGTCAGACCTTCGATCTGGAGGAGCTGGCTGCCCAGGCCTCCAAGCAACTCCGACCCATCGCCGAGAGCCGGTCTCTGGATCTCCGGCACGCTGTGTCGCCCCAAGCCATCACCACTGAGGGAGATTGCAAGCGTCTGCTGCAGATCATGCTTGAGGTGCTCGGCTGCGTCCTGGTCTCCGTACCGGCCAAAGGGAAAGCGCAACTGGACGTCATCGCCGATCCCGCGCGGCAATCTTTGATTATTCGCGCCTGGGGAGGCTCACCCACCCTGACAATCTCCGCACAGGATGAGACCACTCCCTCCGCCGTCGCGATGGATCGTCTGCGCAAACTCAAAGGCATTGGCGTTTCCCTGGTCGAAACCTTGATCAAACTCCATGGTGATGGGGAGTTGGTGGCCTGTGAACTGCCGGGAAATGGCCTGCTCGTAAAAGCACGGCTCCCTCTGAACTGCTCTTTGGCAACGGACGCTCAAGGTGCCACCATCTACAGCGCATCAGATTTGGAAGACACCTTTGCCTCTTCCGGTAGCGACAGCGAGTCCCATGCCACCGGCTCACCGCTCATCCTGCTGGTGGACGATGAAGATGTGCTGCGCAACATCACCCACGACTATTTGGAGAGTGTCGGTTATCGCGTGCTCGCCGCAACAAACGGTCGCGAAGCGCTCGAACTGGCGAACCACGAAACGCCGGACCTCGTGATCATGGACATGCTGATGCCGATCATGGACGGCATGGAGACGCTGCAAAAGATCCGCCAGAGTTCCAGTCCTTCACTCGCACAGGTGCCCATCATCGCCATGTCCGGTCTCGCCGTGCCTGCAGAGCGGGACAAATGTATGGCAGCCGGAGCGGACGCCTGTCTCGTAAAGCCATTTGGCATCAAACAACTCGAAATGGCAATGAACCAATTCTTAAGTTCCCGGCACACCAACACTTCAGCATAA